One stretch of Diabrotica undecimpunctata isolate CICGRU chromosome 5, icDiaUnde3, whole genome shotgun sequence DNA includes these proteins:
- the LOC140441006 gene encoding uncharacterized protein, with amino-acid sequence MSDEYLLLFHKDDLIEILSSKDNSKHYSININFIELYEHDDELARDILNDAESNLEAWDNAAVRTQMSLLKELDKKVEIKANVHCRIFHLAHLAWKSAFPGGKDEGTFLQISGTVMRITAAKLLEYQRSYVCVKCKTPTLVKADYSRKYMIKQPTHCKNPEGCPGTNLVHFGDIDSENCKDYQEIKIQEQVKKLGLGSVPSTMWVTLEDDLVDCCQPGDDVTICGVLKKRYGEFCVGKRTEIDLVFKANHIQVDSHNSFIPISNPESDNIFNNFWEQYKDNPLEGRDVILKSICPEIYGLYPVKLAMATVLAGGCSIEDTTATGVRTRSEAHLLLVGDPGTGKSQLLRFASKVVPRAVLTTGIGSTAAGLTVTAKMEQGEWQLEAGALVMSDGGICCIDEFNSMKEHDRTTIHEAMEQQTISVAKASMVCKLNTRCAILAACNPKGNIDPTQTMSMNIALPSPLLSRFDLVMLLRDTVNQEWDELVIDYILNGGNISNLTSSSIWPVKNLQAYFKRIKKLQPKLTEDAELILSTYYNIQRRLDSRNKARTTVRLLESLVRISQGHARVMNHEKVQVLDSIYAIFLIDISMDLESSVLNLKTSVNGVFPEKPKIVYKNLLESILNKLQLENILQKELSLLNITKEQQIQSRFFANQGEDVNNVQNNASCVNMSLRDQIFEPKCSTNREVCNNNVVNSREVTNDIRETSKRKLEKSNINNFDDIFDQCSPIKNNTENGKIFKKSKKAADLDLNDFNLVLNEKNKKKSVTCSSESRKRKNHTDNIIPEEKNSNNENKAKKSSMFESGFDESVFEDEIAEINGLNSSKRSGTFKFSPKMPLNNKNELSKVTTTKDGDDRSQKVYNESSGFDESIFGENISERTSLDSSKYPGKFKLSTSNSPNDKNKSSKVTTCKDGNARRQKVDNQEGLKKSSKILVDDITVDKEAAKHSDLNKSATGFGDGDETLPKPKKTPPGSLAKFKFVPKEARVDNKQITVIDSCKSSTDGNKNAFIEVNEPDITTPVKDVAKTMEPLRENSKNSVSNVQSSEKDQTSRIGMNNENNINKKLSKSKSSSIFDSNDPICFDDILEAPPDSSKKKTFKYIPKNPRNNRIPFKKDSSKSGKSIENEWDMLKFMPGVNDGFNIDLDMDWDSIGAEKGSSSFGSNESKGLSGKTSRNIFESGDDVDFNI; translated from the exons atgagCGAtgagtatttattattattccaCAAAGACGATTTAATAGAAATTCTTAGTAGCAAAGATAACTCAAAGCACTactctataaatataaattttattgaactaTACGAACATGATGACGAATTAGCTAGAGACATATTAAATGATGCAGAGTCGAATCTAGAGGCATGGGACAATGCTGCTGTTAGAACACAAATGTCCCTTTTGAAAGAGTTGGACAAGAAGGTGGAAATTAAGGCCAATGTTCATTGTAGAATATTTCACTTAGCACATTTAGCTTGGAAGTCGGCATTTCCTGGAGGTAAAGATGAAGGTACGTTTTTGCAAATATCTGGTACTGTTATGAGAATAACTGCTGCTAAATTGCTTGAATATCAAAGAAGTTATGTTTGTGTTAAGTGTAAAACTCCAACTTTAGTTAAGGCTGATTACAGTAGAAAATACATGATAAAGCAGCCTACACATTGCAAGAACCCTGAAGGTTGTCCAGGAACCAACTTAGTTCATTTTGGTGACATAGACAGTGAGAATTGTAAAGATTACCAAGAAATTAAAATCCAGGAGCAAGTAAAGAAGCTGGGTTTGGGATCTGTGCCGAGTACTATGTGGGTGACTTTGGAGGATGATTTAGTAGATTGTTGTCAGCCCGGGGATGATGTAACAATATGTGGTGTACTAAAAAAACGTTATGGAGAGTTCTGTGTTGGTAAACGAACTGAAATTGACCTTGTTTTCAAAGCCAATCATATCCAAGTAGATTCTCATAATAGTTTTATTCCAATATCCAATCCAGAAAGtgacaatatattcaacaacttCTGGGAACAATATAAAGACAACCCTCTGGAAGGGAGAGATGTGATCCTAAAATCGATTTGTCCTGAAATTTATGGCCTATATCCTGTGAAACTTGCTATGGCTACTGTGTTAGCTGGAGGGTGCTCTATAGAAGATACTACAGCTACTGGAGTTCGTACTAGGTCAGAAGCTCATTTGCTACTTGTTGGGGATCCTGGTACAGGAAAGTCACAGCTGCTCAGGTTTGCTTCAAAAGTTGTTCCAAGGGCTGTGTTAACTACAGGAATTGGATCTACTGCTGCAG GTTTAACAGTAACAGCTAAGATGGAACAAGGCGAATGGCAGCTAGAAGCCGGAGCTTTAGTAATGTCTGACGGCGGAATCTGCTGCATAGATGAATTCAACTCAATGAAAGAACATGACCGCACAACTATACACGAAGCCATGGAACAACAAACCATAAGCGTTGCCAAGGCCAGCATGGTGTGTAAGCTCAATACCCGTTGTGCCATACTAGCAGCCTGTAATCCCAAAGGAAACATAGATCCAACTCAAACCATGTCTATGAATATAGCTTTACCGAGTCCTCTGCTGAGTCGTTTCGACTTAGTGATGTTGCTGAGAGATACAGTGAATCAAGAGTGGGATGAGTTGGTTATTGATTATATACTAAACGGAGGAAATATTTCGAATCTAACCAGCTCTTCAATTTGGCCAGTCAAAAATCTTCAAGCTTACTTCAAAAGAATAAAAAAGCTTCAGCCGAAGTTGACAGAAGATGCAGAATTGATTTTGAGTACTTACTATAATATTCAGAGAAGATTGGATTCGAGAAATAAGGCAAGAACGACTGTTAGGCTACTAGAAAGCTTAGTTCGAATATCTCAAGGTCACGCGCGAGTAATGAATCATGAAAAAGTGCAAGTACTCGATAGCATTTATGCCATATTTCTTATAGACATTTCAATGGACCTAGAATCCTCAGTATTGAACCTCAAAACTTCCGTTAATGGAGTCTTTCCTGAAAAACCTAAAATAGTGTATAAAAATCTATTAGAGTCGATTTTAAACAAACTGCAACTTGAAAATATTCTACAAAAGGAGttaagtttattaaatattaccAAAGAACAGCAAATACAGTCGCGGTTTTTTGCAAACCAGGGAGAAGATGTTAATAATGTTCAGAATAATGCAAGCTGTGTGAATATGAGTCTAAGAGATCAAATTTTTGAACCAAAATGTTCAACAAATAGAGAAGTTTGCAATAATAATGTTGTTAATAGTCGTGAAGTTACAAACGATATAAGGGAGACCTCAAAAAGAAAGTTAGAAAAGTCAAATATCAATAACTTTGACGACATTTTCGATCAATGTTCTCCAATAAAAAACAATACTGAGAACGGGAAAAtcttcaaaaaatcaaaaaaggcaGCTGACTTGGATCTAAATGATTTTAATCTggtattaaatgaaaaaaataagaaaaaaagtgTCACATGTAGTAGTGAATCAAGAAAGCGTAAAAATCACACTGACAATATTATTCCTGAGGAAAAGAATAGCAATAACGAAAATAAGGCAAAAAAATCTAGTATGTTTGAATCTGGATTTGATGAGTCTGTGTTTGAAGACGAAATTGCCGAAATAAATGGATTAAACAGTTCCAAACGTTCTGGCACATTCAAATTTTCTCCAAAGATGCCTTTAAATAATAAGAATGAGCTTTCTAAAGTTACTACAACTAAAGATGGTGATGATAGAAGTCAAAAAGTTTACAATGAATCATCTGGATTTGATGAGTCTATATTTggagaaaatatttccgaaagaaCTTCATTAGACAGTTCCAAATATCCtggtaaatttaaattatcaacTAGCAACTCACCAAATGATAAGAATAAGTCTTCTAAAGTTACTACATGTAAAGATGGTAATGCAAGAAGACAAAAAGTTGACAATCAAGAAGGATtgaaaaaatcttcaaaaatattAGTGGATGATATTACTGTAGATAAAGAGGCTGCAAAACATTCAGATTTGAACAAATCTGCGACAGGATTTGGAGATGGTGATGAAACTTTACCAAAACCTAAGAAAACACCTCCTGGGAGTCTTGCAAAGTTCAAATTTGTTCCCAAAGAAGCAAGAGttgataataaacaaattacagTCATAGATTCATGCAAATCTTCTACAGATGGGAATAAAAATGCATTTATAGAAGTTAACGAACCTGATATTACGACTCCCGTTAAAGATGTTGCAAAAACGATGGAACCATTACGAGAAAACTCTAAAAACAGTGTTAGTAATGTTCAGTCTTCAGAAAAAGATCAAACAAGTCGAATAGGTATGAACAATGaaaataacattaacaaaaaGTTGTCCAAAAGTAAGTCGTCCAGTATATTTGACTCAAATGATCCAATATGCTTCGATGATATTTTAGAAGCCCCACCTGACTCTTCTAaaaagaaaacttttaaatatattCCTAAAAACCCTCGCAATAACAGAATACCCTTCAAAAAAGACTCCAGTAAAAGCGGGAAAAGTATAGAAAACGAGTGGGACATGTTGAAGTTTATGCCTGGTGTTAATGATGGTTTTAACATAGATCTGGATATGGACTGGGATAGTATAGGTGCTGAAAAAGGTAGTTCGTCATTTGGGAGCAATGAGAGCAAAGGATTGAGTGGCAAAACAAGTAGGAATATTTTTGAATCGGGCGATGATGTTGATTTTAATATATAG